One stretch of Indicator indicator isolate 239-I01 chromosome 36, UM_Iind_1.1, whole genome shotgun sequence DNA includes these proteins:
- the LOC128978279 gene encoding activated RNA polymerase II transcriptional coactivator p15-like: MSKAKDLAGTSSSESGLEEEEEEKEEGKKRKKEMSPKLEKKQKTEAKPSKEAEKPPGQGSEEEEGMFQIGKMRYVRVSCFKGKVLVDVREFYTDKNGDKKPGRKGIALSAEQWNQLKEIIPEIDAAVKKL, from the exons ATGTCCAAGGCTAAGGACTTGGCGGGGACGAGCAGTTCAGAGAGCGgtctggaggaggaagaagaagaaaaggaggagggcaAG aaaagaaagaaagaaatgtctcCCAAGttagagaaaaagcagaaaacagaggCCAAACCttccaaagaggcagaaaaaccTCCAGGACAAGgcagtgaagaggaggagggcatGTTCCAG ATTGGGAAGATGCGTTATGTCCGAGTGTCCTGCTTCAAGGGGAAGGTCCTCGTGGATGTCAGGGAGTTCTACACTGACAAGAATGGTGACAAGAAACCAGGGAGGAAAG GGATTGCCCTGTCTGCTGAACAGTGGAACCAGCTGAAGGAGATCATTCCTGAGATTGATGCCGCAGTCAAGAAACTATAA